From a single Oceanobacillus kimchii X50 genomic region:
- the ribB gene encoding 3,4-dihydroxy-2-butanone-4-phosphate synthase, producing MNEQSKIERAIEDLRNGKLIIVADDADREAEGDLVGLSELVTHENVNFMTKYGRGLICVPITEKRAVELDLDTMSKNNTDTYGTQFTVSVDHYTNSTGISTADRADTIRALADPLSKTTDFKRPGHMFPLIAKNAGVLERRGHTEAAVDLASLSNSFPSAYICEILNDDGSMARYPALETLAKQWHLTLITVEDLVQYRKKEIAIEN from the coding sequence ATGAACGAGCAAAGCAAGATAGAGCGGGCGATAGAAGATTTGCGGAATGGAAAATTGATTATTGTTGCAGATGATGCGGACCGAGAAGCAGAAGGAGATCTTGTTGGGCTCAGCGAGTTGGTAACGCATGAAAATGTTAATTTTATGACTAAATACGGACGAGGATTAATCTGCGTTCCAATTACAGAAAAACGAGCGGTGGAATTAGATTTAGATACAATGTCTAAAAATAATACCGATACGTATGGTACTCAATTTACGGTTAGTGTTGATCATTATACCAATTCTACAGGGATTTCTACGGCTGATCGTGCAGATACAATACGGGCTTTAGCTGACCCATTATCAAAAACGACAGATTTCAAGCGTCCGGGTCATATGTTTCCATTAATAGCGAAGAATGCAGGCGTATTGGAACGTAGAGGTCACACAGAAGCAGCTGTTGATTTGGCAAGTCTATCAAACTCGTTTCCATCGGCGTATATTTGTGAAATTTTAAATGATGATGGATCGATGGCAAGATATCCAGCTCTTGAAACACTGGCGAAACAATGGCATTTAACCTTAATTACAGTAGAAGATCTCGTTCAATATCGAAAAAAAGAAATAGCTATAGAAAATTAA